A stretch of the Theileria equi strain WA chromosome 1, complete sequence genome encodes the following:
- a CDS encoding hypothetical protein (encoded by transcript BEWA_020100A) has translation MYIVNCGQRNRILRQILHFKAADIPSRNYGSSKLDLIRDVSATRLQWEHNKNQSDCNHTSDDYSDVNKPKYTVFQKNLTVKSITGTKYVAALQNVSKDTPEDKLLKLLSDISSDIDEFSPYELIDIGYYLTRLNRPSCPSVAEPIMHRFFSLPERYSCLNGVYIHRLLRTLFIYQDVTYRVWIYEVAKIIGVKHNHLSMRDLQLIIDDLSLFYDACAQSVLALFEKTVINRAHQLELYRLPLMAHALGRCCYNSINVAKAIHDVYLSKINDPDFYSRNLIGLLLKGYCSFHFHPGFKFLGKIWSDTKERFDVIEFKYLSWLMDSFLKLRYFTYAPLILEELIAKCDILSHLEYTDFIIGCWSIQSHFLALEFRPYIDKGTIWQEDMHKYQEKYLFEGVFPDDSDTFSNDYTPRDLEIDNSKETLENIYIYYKRLMSIIIKDMPIKIYKSTPPYRVTQFEVLTRLLAIYPNPRDFSFVLPLRKYDTTYPIAELLNKNTKIPEDNVDDIFIDFDHFALSKFFGPNHLNNDEIIDAFKAEGDSVEVVSGIAIKDSSLSASPPKLEPLNGLLKQYIHSFFFRTPAIAPRGLRLLVQGLIRIHFEQREDCVLDPDLLPSTKSQRYDRPLSCAILREVYRKLVCFNTDDLLVTLFCMITLRMFELPLAEEFLHQLTGMWTYFGKENTFLKGQLVMIALFYRTLSIKLPDLYSKLDQKSIKLIIDKA, from the exons ATGTATATCGTAAACTGTGGGCAGCGTAATAGGATTCTtagacaaattttgcattttaAAGCAGCAGATATTCCCAGCAGAAACTATGGGAGCTCTAAGTTGGATCTTATAAGGGATGTTTCTGCTACTAGGCTACAATGGGAACATAATAAGAATCAATCCGACTGTAATCATACATCTGACGATTATTCCGATGTTAATAAACCAAAATACACTGTCTTCCAGAAAAATCTTACGGTTAAAAGTATTACTGGGACTAAATATGTAGCAGCATTACAG AATGTATCCAAGGATACACCTGAAGATAAATTATTAAAGTTATTATCGGATATATCATCAGACATTGATGAGTTTTCACCTTATGAGTTGATAGACATAGGCTATTATTTAACCCGCCTGAATAGACCGAGCTGTCCTTCGGTTGCAGAACCTATTATGCACCGTTTCTTTTCTCTTCCGGAGCGTTATTCCTGTCTTAACGGCGTTTACATTCATAGGTTACTGAGGACATTATTCATATATCAGGATGTAACATATCGTGTGTGGATTTACGAAGTTGCGAAAATCATTGGAGTGAAACATAACCACCTATCTATGCGTGATCTCCAACTTATCATTGATGATCTTTCACTTTTCTATGATGCATGTGCTCAGTCTGTACTCGCATTATTCGAAAAAACGGTGATAAATCGTGCACATCAACTAGAACTCTATAGATTGCCGCTCATGGCGCATGCATTAG GAAGGTGTTGTTACAATTCAATAAACGTTGCGAAGGCCATTCATGATGTATATTTGAGTAAAATAAATGACCCTGATTTTTATTCGCGTAACTTGATAGGGTTGTTGCTAAAGGGGTATTgttctttccattttcatccgGGTTTTAAGTTTCTAGGTAAAATTTGGTCTGATACAAAAGAGAGATTTGAT GTTATTGAATTCAAGTATCTTTCCTGGCTAATGGATTCTTTCCTAAAGTTACGCTACTTTACATATGCTCCACTAATATTGGAAGAACTTATTGCCAAATGTGACATATTGTCTCATCTGGAATATACTGATTTTATTATTGGTTGTTGGTCCATACAATCGCATTTTCTTGCTCTGGAATTCAGACCTTACATAGACAAGGGTACAATATGGCAAGAAGATATGCACAAATACCAGGAAAAATACTTGTTTGAAGGTGTTTTTCCGGATGACTCGGACACTTTTTCAAATGACTACACACCAAGGGATCTAGAGATTGATAATTCCAAAGAAACACTGGAAAACATATATATTTATTACAAAAGACTTATGTCAATAATAATCAAGGATATGCCTATTAAGATATACAAATCCACTCCACCTTACAGGGTCACTCAATTTGAAGTATTAACGCGTTTGTTAGCAATATATCCAAACCCTAGGGATTTCAGCTTTGTTTTACCCTTGAGAAAATATGATACAACGTATCCAATTGCTGAACTTTtaaacaaaaatacaaagatTCCAGAGGATAATGTGGATGATATATTCATAGATTTTGATCATTTTGCACTTTCAAAGTTCTTTGGACCGAACCATCTCAATAATGATGAGATAATTGATGCGTTCAAAGCAGAGGGTGATTCGGTTGAAGTCGTAAGTGGAATAGCAATAAAGGACAGCTCTCTATCTGCTAGCCCTCCAAAATTGGAGCCTTTAAATGGACTTTTGAAGCAATACATACATTCCTTTTTCTTCAGAACACCCGCCATAGCTCCAAGAGGACTGAGGTTGCTTGTCCAAGGGTTGATCAGGATACACTTTGAGCAGCGGGAAGATTGCGTTTTAGATCCAGATTTGCTGCCTAGCACGAAAAGTCAACGCTACGATAGACCATTATCATGTGCTATTTTGCGTGAAGTTTATCGGAAACTCGTATGTTTTAATACTGATGATCTCCTAGTCACTTTGTTTTGCATGATAACACTAAGAATGTTCGAACTCCCACTTGCAGAAGAGTTTTTGCATCAGCTTACAGGAATGTGGACATATTTTGGAAAGGAAAATACGTTTTTGAAGGGACAACTAGTAATGATCGCATTATTCTACAGGACGTTAAGTATCAAACTACCGGACTTATACTCAAAGTTGGATCAAAAATCCATAAAATTGATAATAGATAAAGCATAA
- a CDS encoding hypothetical protein (encoded by transcript BEWA_020090A) produces MNITQLKNISLLRPYIFYYPKSFLGKRGFATLPPIDYLPPPPPKEFNEDGTPKRYRNALPVYNHKYNWENWTLKPAGVFHTVLVGEFGRQHKSWVAYILQFPAHIMAIPSILVIFTIAFIIQNAFLIGIKPKRYTIEWINASKERDLAENTNPISRYLDRRRSERGTNWILKNYLPSHPYFVFLGDYYHDPDVESPEE; encoded by the exons ATGAATATCACACaattgaaaaatatatcatTACTTCGCCCatatattttctattaTCCCAAAA GCTTTTTGGGTAAAAGGGGATTTGCCACGCTTCCACCAATCGATTATCTCCCTCCACCACCTCCAAAGGAATTCAACGAAGATGGCACTCCAAAGAGGTATCGTAATGCATTGCCAGTCTACAACCATAAATATAACTGGGAAAACTGGACTCTGAAACCAGCAGGTGTTTTTCACACCGTGTTGGTTGGAGAATTTGGAAGACAACACAAGTCATGGGTTGCCTATATTCTTCAGTTCCCCGCTCATATAATGGCTATTCCATCAATATTGGTGATATTTACCATAGCATTCATTATCCAGAATGCCTTCCTTATAG GTATTAAACCAAAACGTTATACCATAGAATGGATAAATGCTTCAAAAGAAAGGGACCTCGCAGAAAATACTAATCCAATCTCTCGCTATCTAGATAGACGTAGAAGT GAACGTGGTACAAATTGGATTCTTAAAAACTATCTTCCAAGCCATCCGTACTTTGTCTTCTTGGGTGACTACTACCACGATCCAGACGTGGAAAGCCCGGAAGAATAA
- a CDS encoding hypothetical protein (encoded by transcript BEWA_020080A) → MDGMHMYGRGPAFPFKGNVYPQPNMYAVNPNPHHHLMMHPNASMPSQLHPHAQAIDSFNYGSVRQPPVLNEPGATASSYDKDSSSHLRQGGPMPSWNVSDGMADKYYSNIPSGAYRPFDSEGDFEKNYTPQGPIDQPLPQGNWDNSASNQYAGGRLAIFLENANCAYELVESDLRELFSYYSGVHCLAISPDYPAAELVVTDPNTCNVAAAELNGLVLHGVGTLRCVVMKPGQTLQSLLSSANMYAYQNARAPSNPADTQNFNADTRQFGAPPSNTPMGNPPPSVPAVKTNGRHITYNNVDHVPGITSNPNTRRLCRFELVELFSYEPDFDVTSCILGPNNSNIEYIMRNSNNKVDLTIKGKPLNSAKVVDRLHLSVSSSDFVSYNQAISMVEDMLSSVCEKYVAYVKERGKIVSNLVGFKRHEYEEDKNGNLDYKGVVEKPKTWLDSHNSRRQGSSFSKPGAYGSRVSGPPKKFHDRGRPAPAVRPNPRAVNPRSRSIRK, encoded by the coding sequence ATGGACGGCATGCACATGTATGGCCGGGGTCCGGCGTTTCCATTCAAGGGAAACGTTTATCCCCAGCCTAATATGTATGCTGTTAACCCGAATCCTCATCACCATCTCATGATGCATCCTAATGCCTCAATGCCATCGCAACTTCATCCTCATGCCCAGGCCATTGATAGCTTTAACTACGGTTCGGTTAGACAACCACCGGTTCTAAATGAACCTGGTGCTACCGCATCTAGTTATGATAAAGATTCTTCATCGCATCTACGCCAAGGTGGACCTATGCCTTCTTGGAATGTTTCTGATGGTATGGCGGATAAATATTACTCAAATATACCTTCTGGAGCTTATAGGCCCTTCGACTCTGAGGGtgattttgaaaagaattATACGCCACAGGGCCCTATAGATCAACCTTTACCTCAGGGTAATTGGGACAATTCGGCATCGAATCAGTATGCAGGTGGAAGGTTAGCAATATTTCTTGAGAATGCGAATTGTGCCTATGAATTAGTAGAATCGGATTTGAGGGAGTTATTTTCTTATTATTCGGGTGTCCATTGCCTAGCAATATCACCAGATTATCCTGCTGCAGAGTTAGTTGTAACGGACCCTAACACATGTAACGTGGCAGCAGCGGAATTAAATGGTTTGGTCCTCCATGGTGTAGGGACCTTGCGCTGCGTTGTTATGAAGCCAGGCCAAACATTGCAATCATTGTTGTCCTCTGCGAATATGTATGCATATCAGAATGCTAGAGCTCCTTCAAACCCTGCGGATACACAGAATTTTAACGCAGATACACGCCAATTTGGAGCACCTCCCAGCAACACTCCCATGGGAAATCCACCTCCTAGCGTCCCAGCTGTCAAGACAAACGGTAGACATATAACTTACAATAATGTTGATCATGTCCCCGGGATAACAAGCAACCCCAATACTAGGCGTTTATGTCGTTTTGAGTTGGTTGAGTTGTTTTCATACGAACCGGATTTTGATGTTACTAGCTGTATTCTTGGACCGAACAATAGTAATATTGAGTATATCATGAGAAATTCAAATAATAAAGTAGATTTAACTATAAAGGGAAAGCCGCTAAATTCTGCAAAGGTAGTTGATAGACTGCATTTATCGGTATCGTCCAGTGATTTTGTATCGTATAATCAAGCTATATCTATGGTTGAGGATATGCTTTCATCTGTTTGTGAAAAGTATGTTGCGTATGTCAAAGAACGAGGCAAAATTGTCTCAAATTTGGTTGGATTTAAAAGGCATGAATATGAGGAAGATAAGAATGGCAACCTAGATTATAAGGGGGTCGTAGAAAAGCCAAAAACATGGCTAGACAGCCACAATTCAAGGCGTCAAGGATCGTCTTTTAGTAAGCCCGGTGCATATGGTAGCCGTGTTTCCGGTCCTCCCAAAAAATTCCACGATCGTGGTCGTCCTGCGCCCGCTGTTCGTCCAAATCCTCGTGCAGTTAACCCACGTAGTAGAAGTATACGTAAATAA